In the genome of Halapricum salinum, one region contains:
- the pth2 gene encoding peptidyl-tRNA hydrolase Pth2, whose amino-acid sequence MKQAIVARADIGMGEGKLAAQVAHASLKAFQDASTSARKEWQGSGQKKIVLEANSESELFALAEKAKTEGIPHAIVRDAGHTQLDPGTVTALAVGPAADDRVDAVTGDLSLY is encoded by the coding sequence ATGAAACAGGCCATCGTCGCCCGCGCGGACATCGGCATGGGCGAGGGGAAACTGGCGGCCCAGGTCGCCCACGCCTCGCTCAAAGCCTTCCAGGACGCGAGCACCAGCGCCCGCAAGGAGTGGCAGGGCAGCGGCCAGAAGAAGATCGTCCTCGAGGCCAACAGCGAGTCCGAACTGTTCGCACTCGCCGAGAAAGCCAAGACCGAGGGAATCCCCCACGCCATCGTCAGGGACGCCGGCCACACCCAGCTCGATCCCGGGACCGTGACCGCGCTGGCGGTCGGTCCCGCGGCAGACGACCGCGTCGACGCCGTCACTGGCGACCTCTCGCTGTACTGA
- a CDS encoding class I SAM-dependent methyltransferase: protein MPADDSSAVTDFYDRLAARYDLLATAPVVRGWRELAADALELESGDTVVEMGCGTGANLPYLRERVGSEGRVVGIDLTSGMLAQARHRVERAGWTNVDLVRGDATRPPIERADAVLGSFVVGLLDDPGAAVDRWLDRLTPGGRVAILEAGRSDRLVAAPLNLAFRVFVRFSSPGGWTRVDSPAKELDRRIAAARAALNDRTVDRRDETAALGLVQVVSGTYPPDNPSTA, encoded by the coding sequence ATGCCCGCCGACGACTCCAGCGCAGTCACCGACTTCTACGACCGACTGGCCGCCCGCTACGATCTGCTCGCCACTGCGCCCGTGGTTCGAGGCTGGCGCGAACTGGCTGCCGACGCCCTCGAACTCGAATCCGGCGACACGGTCGTCGAAATGGGCTGTGGCACGGGCGCGAATCTCCCGTATCTTCGCGAACGCGTGGGCAGCGAGGGCCGGGTGGTGGGGATCGATCTCACTTCGGGGATGCTCGCGCAGGCGCGCCACCGCGTCGAGCGCGCGGGCTGGACGAACGTCGACCTCGTTCGTGGTGACGCCACCCGACCACCTATCGAGCGCGCCGACGCCGTGCTGGGCTCGTTCGTGGTCGGCCTGCTCGACGATCCGGGAGCGGCCGTCGATCGCTGGCTCGACCGTCTGACTCCAGGGGGTCGCGTGGCGATTCTGGAAGCGGGCCGGAGCGACCGTCTCGTGGCCGCACCGCTCAATCTCGCCTTCCGGGTGTTCGTCCGATTCTCTTCACCCGGCGGCTGGACGCGCGTCGACTCGCCCGCGAAGGAACTCGATCGCCGGATCGCGGCTGCACGGGCCGCGCTGAACGACCGGACGGTCGATCGGCGAGACGAGACGGCTGCACTGGGGCTGGTGCAGGTCGTCTCCGGGACGTATCCGCCCGATAATCCCTCGACTGCCTGA
- a CDS encoding DUF7001 family protein: MVDQVTLYRAPTTEADAEETAAWLDERVDATVTVRDRFLSLYADDDLPEELAAARVLDPYDRETGNAMLGIVRYEERALVNPERAGGVIYDGLAVQQALSRRIPDEERGLDHLHIPLLDRVVGTWGEHDGRWHKRVNVLGQPALLSVPGLYEAPAKPEQYYKEQQKHALLSGGAPPREVLENQVDGQFLVENDPRTTDALKGYVLQAYHYLETGEDFCDDDRCRLSNPHRQPGVVEAQLTEPEFCPEHAERYR, from the coding sequence ATGGTCGACCAGGTCACGCTCTACCGCGCGCCGACGACGGAGGCCGACGCCGAGGAGACCGCGGCGTGGCTCGACGAGCGGGTCGACGCGACGGTCACGGTTCGCGACCGCTTTCTGTCGCTCTATGCCGACGACGACCTGCCCGAAGAACTGGCCGCCGCGCGCGTCCTCGACCCCTACGACCGCGAGACTGGCAACGCCATGTTGGGGATCGTCCGCTACGAGGAGCGGGCACTGGTAAATCCCGAGCGGGCCGGTGGCGTCATCTACGACGGTCTCGCCGTCCAGCAAGCCCTCAGCCGACGAATTCCCGATGAGGAACGCGGGCTGGACCACCTGCACATTCCCCTGCTCGACCGGGTCGTCGGGACCTGGGGCGAGCACGACGGGCGCTGGCACAAGCGCGTGAACGTGCTGGGCCAACCCGCCCTTCTGTCTGTTCCGGGATTGTACGAAGCCCCAGCCAAACCCGAACAGTACTACAAAGAACAGCAGAAACACGCCCTCCTCAGCGGTGGCGCGCCACCGCGCGAAGTCCTGGAGAATCAGGTCGACGGGCAGTTCCTCGTCGAGAACGACCCCCGGACCACCGACGCACTGAAGGGGTACGTCCTGCAAGCGTACCACTACCTCGAAACGGGCGAAGACTTCTGTGACGACGATCGCTGCCGCCTCTCGAACCCCCACCGCCAGCCCGGGGTCGTCGAAGCCCAACTGACCGAGCCAGAGTTCTGTCCTGAACACGCCGAACGGTATCGGTAG
- a CDS encoding thiamine-phosphate synthase family protein: MRFIEEVVVDEFLPTFRSLLAEALRERGLTQSEVADLLGISQSAVSKYVHGEVDRNATLLDDERLHELVEDLADGLASGDMTPVQALVEVEVFVRRLERGDVLASLHEAAFPPLAEYEDDFDIHDPESHLRQSERVRSSLRRGLRVLENTSGFAGLIPAVGSNLVECLPDAEGIDDVAAVPGRILDLKGRAHVPGEPEFGVSEHVAGMLLAAREAGSDARAALDVSYTPETIEQLEAQGLTTVEFDAEADPDAAVADALAGGSDVDVLFQTGGFGVEPIVYVFGPDAPTVAGVIRDLL; this comes from the coding sequence ATGCGCTTCATCGAAGAAGTCGTCGTCGACGAGTTTCTCCCCACGTTTCGATCACTACTTGCGGAAGCACTGCGCGAGCGCGGCCTGACTCAGAGCGAGGTCGCCGATCTGCTGGGGATCTCCCAGAGCGCCGTCTCGAAGTACGTTCACGGCGAGGTCGACCGCAACGCAACGCTGCTCGACGACGAGCGCCTGCACGAACTGGTCGAAGACCTCGCCGACGGCCTGGCCTCCGGGGACATGACGCCCGTGCAGGCACTGGTCGAAGTCGAGGTGTTCGTCCGGCGTCTCGAACGCGGAGACGTCCTCGCCAGTCTCCACGAAGCGGCCTTTCCGCCGCTCGCCGAGTACGAGGACGACTTCGACATTCACGACCCGGAGAGTCACCTCAGGCAGTCCGAACGCGTCCGTTCCTCGCTCCGACGTGGGCTTCGCGTCCTCGAAAATACGAGTGGATTCGCCGGCCTGATTCCGGCCGTGGGGTCGAACCTCGTCGAGTGTCTGCCCGACGCCGAGGGGATCGACGACGTCGCGGCGGTTCCAGGGCGAATTCTCGATCTGAAGGGGCGGGCACACGTCCCCGGCGAGCCGGAGTTCGGCGTCAGCGAACACGTCGCGGGGATGCTGCTGGCCGCTCGCGAGGCCGGTAGCGACGCCCGCGCCGCACTCGACGTCAGTTACACGCCCGAGACCATCGAGCAACTCGAAGCGCAGGGACTCACCACTGTCGAATTCGACGCCGAGGCCGACCCCGACGCAGCCGTCGCCGACGCACTCGCTGGCGGTTCCGACGTCGACGTGCTCTTTCAAACTGGGGGATTCGGCGTCGAACCGATCGTCTACGTCTTCGGCCCGGACGCCCCGACGGTCGCGGGCGTGATCCGGGACCTCCTCTAG
- the dcd gene encoding dCTP deaminase translates to MILSDADILRRLEEGDLVVEPLDDPDIQIQPASIDLRLGREFLEFQRTNIPCIHPNSEQEVDEYVDSTHVEEGEEFILHPGDFVLGTTHERVEIPPDLIAHVEGRSSLGRLAIVVHATAGLCDPGFEGKITLELSNLGTAPVALTPGMRISQLTFTELKSPADRPYGKERGSKYQDQKGPQASKIQGDREFGGDQ, encoded by the coding sequence ATGATCCTCTCGGACGCCGACATTCTCCGCCGCCTCGAGGAGGGCGATCTCGTCGTCGAGCCCCTGGATGACCCGGATATCCAGATCCAGCCAGCGAGTATCGACCTCCGTCTCGGGCGAGAATTTCTGGAGTTCCAGCGCACGAACATCCCCTGTATCCACCCGAATAGCGAGCAGGAAGTCGACGAGTACGTCGATTCGACTCACGTCGAGGAGGGCGAGGAGTTCATTCTCCACCCCGGGGATTTCGTGCTCGGGACGACCCACGAGCGCGTCGAGATTCCGCCGGACCTGATCGCCCACGTCGAGGGCCGCTCCTCGCTGGGTCGGCTCGCGATCGTGGTGCACGCCACTGCGGGGCTGTGCGATCCCGGATTCGAGGGGAAGATCACCCTGGAACTCTCGAACCTCGGGACTGCACCGGTCGCGCTCACGCCTGGGATGCGGATCTCGCAGTTGACCTTCACCGAACTCAAATCGCCGGCAGACCGCCCCTACGGGAAAGAGCGCGGCTCGAAGTATCAGGACCAGAAAGGGCCCCAGGCGTCGAAGATTCAGGGCGATCGGGAGTTCGGAGGCGACCAATGA
- the psmA gene encoding archaeal proteasome endopeptidase complex subunit alpha: MQGDHEQQAYDRGITIFSPDGRLYQVEYAREAVKRGSASVGVRTADGVVLAADRRARSTLIERESIEKIHSIDDHVAIASAGHVADARQLIDFARRRGQVDHVRYDEAIDVEALTKSVTDHIQEYTQTGGARPFGVALLVGGVDDGEPRLFETDPSGTPYEWKATAIGGGRDEIQSYLEDNYEAEMDLDGGIGLALEGLAQPAEDGLEASGIEMTTIDVESGRVSQVPEDAIAEHIAEHGLGDENEE, encoded by the coding sequence ATGCAGGGAGATCACGAACAGCAGGCTTACGATCGCGGGATCACCATCTTCTCGCCGGACGGCCGGCTCTATCAGGTCGAGTACGCACGTGAAGCGGTCAAACGCGGCAGCGCAAGCGTCGGCGTCCGGACCGCAGACGGCGTCGTGCTGGCAGCCGACCGACGCGCCCGGTCGACGTTGATCGAGCGCGAGAGTATCGAGAAGATCCACAGCATCGACGATCACGTCGCCATCGCCAGCGCGGGCCACGTCGCCGACGCCCGCCAGTTGATCGACTTCGCCCGTCGCCGCGGGCAGGTCGATCACGTCCGCTACGACGAGGCGATCGACGTCGAAGCACTGACAAAGTCCGTCACCGACCACATTCAGGAGTACACCCAGACCGGCGGCGCCCGCCCGTTCGGCGTCGCGCTCCTCGTCGGCGGCGTCGACGACGGCGAGCCCCGACTGTTCGAGACCGACCCCTCGGGCACGCCCTACGAGTGGAAGGCGACGGCCATCGGCGGCGGCCGCGACGAGATCCAGAGCTACCTCGAAGACAACTACGAGGCGGAGATGGACCTCGACGGTGGCATCGGCCTCGCACTGGAAGGACTCGCCCAGCCCGCAGAGGACGGCCTCGAAGCCAGCGGCATCGAGATGACGACGATCGACGTCGAGTCCGGCCGCGTCAGCCAGGTCCCCGAGGACGCGATCGCCGAACACATCGCGGAACACGGCCTCGGCGACGAGAACGAAGAGTAG